The following coding sequences lie in one Treponema socranskii subsp. buccale genomic window:
- a CDS encoding adenylate/guanylate cyclase domain-containing protein — MMETEKDDIGKYVKFSIGAKLVLIISVLTILALGIITLLVTYFGGQDVRISAEENNRTVNAQAASLAEKDLSSLRANAFLLLDILNRTESASSFAKQAADFYFERNPSVAAVLVTDSNRPDGLERKLLSSAFFLSNELDPAFIDTFLSRERDRIRETERGITNVLNASPVFESPLLVLCYPYTERGLNQGLAVFFSAEKLSDSFGAGTLQTTYLVNDDGDILIHPDFNLVKNGANVSNFSLFTRMRENGDTNRQLLVTDDTGKKYFGSYRRLSFGELAVLTTADADVLLEPVADTTRRNIYLSVIVLFLSIVFIWFFSKSISRPVKTLARAAGQIEQGEYELDLKPKTKDEIGLLTSSFVKMGKGLAERERLKDSFGRFINKEIAELAARGELALGGETKDVTVFFSDIRSFTAISEKLTPAEVVEFLNEYMTAMVECVNATHGVVDKFIGDAVMSVWGAPTSAGSPKEDALNCIRAALRMRAALIIFNRGRGGDKKPVIRIGCGINSGPVVAGQIGSVKRMEYTVIGDAVNLASRTEALNKPMGTDILITEYTYALVRDHVLVEEMPSVTVKGKEKPLRMFAVVNMPAENDIPGAGAKGPKSLAQIRQVLGIPTPDFAKVNLNEDEKSTKYSPDFVSGVLQDIFVVLFSLAVIGCTAFLLFNNVNKTIERNDKVPVATVSYKYKSVQRKFLDRSVWDRPVQYSPVYNGDIIRTAPSSEATINFPDQNVINVGANTMIQIFKQAQKDETAVQVDEGKISVQTAGSAIAVRSDNASVNVEKDSVLHMQKLEGEDASGASGGVLRLSVERGRAALVKTDGGFTEADSASQGEILTEGTVVNAAFGSEAGTSDTAGTENRPFVSVISPAPEMKILNKNAAGKAAAVPFKWYSSFADNSELIFERSRSRDFTQNVRRVSVTGLKELTVDEGSGTVYWRLYAAEKGAGDASSDSGKFTVLAAPPPALLEPAGDRRYAYKEALPAVRFLWKGNDVCSSYVLEAASDPDMKNPAVTKQVSGESVSFVLPRDGTWYWRLTPIYAAEDEASRTPTPASVFHIEKQKTFAPIEQFAPGKIADTAEGKSVTFSWKNVREVKKYLVRVAKTEAMNNPVLERSSDINYYELKNAAKALPNGTYYWTVEGLDKNGERLTSSAASSFKTRDSEVILRSLFPPDNYVLADTLCLDTRFTWKTNLEGEQRFQVSLSPDFASPVLDVKAQGSGIEGLMLERGDCYWRVAVKSEDETFHTPAKKLNIAPALNRPELIGIGDSVVVRPDAKTTFAWTAVPLADYYQVKITEPGLDSQPLYENLYITDTEVKMALQSIREGRYVIHVQGFAAATVTSSRRYSYAADKTFDLKHLRPVELVSPVRGARISGVDAALKPGSLQWSSVEKPVKSRLVLEKIGKAGSLISASNPDYTVALPPLEAGTYRWRVSATTEDGLDISSVRDGIFTVLPIPPLAKPAVFSPAENETFGANFFKTNRSIVFRWKKNAEATHYSIKLYNAKNQKIFERNIDANEASVPSKADECVFTFTDLAKLSRGTFYADIRAQRRLKNGLLFQDGNASVRHFVIDLPQTQKIETDDTGVLYGR; from the coding sequence ATGATGGAAACGGAGAAAGATGATATTGGCAAATATGTCAAATTTTCAATCGGAGCAAAGCTTGTTCTCATTATTTCGGTGCTGACGATTTTAGCGCTCGGAATTATTACGCTTTTGGTTACGTACTTCGGCGGGCAGGATGTCAGAATCAGCGCCGAAGAAAACAACCGCACGGTAAACGCGCAGGCGGCAAGTTTGGCTGAAAAAGATCTGTCGTCTTTGCGTGCGAACGCGTTTTTGCTTTTGGATATTTTAAATAGAACGGAAAGCGCAAGTTCGTTTGCAAAGCAGGCGGCCGATTTTTACTTTGAGCGCAACCCTTCGGTTGCCGCGGTTTTGGTAACCGATTCGAACAGACCCGACGGTTTGGAGCGCAAACTGTTAAGTTCGGCGTTCTTTTTGTCGAACGAATTGGATCCTGCTTTTATCGATACTTTTTTATCCCGTGAACGGGATAGAATCCGTGAAACCGAACGCGGCATTACGAATGTGCTGAACGCTTCTCCCGTGTTCGAAAGCCCCCTTTTGGTGCTGTGCTACCCCTACACGGAGCGGGGCTTAAATCAGGGTTTGGCCGTTTTCTTTTCCGCCGAAAAACTTTCCGACAGTTTCGGAGCCGGAACGCTGCAAACGACGTATTTGGTCAACGACGACGGCGACATCCTCATTCACCCCGACTTCAACTTGGTAAAAAACGGCGCCAACGTGAGCAATTTTTCGCTGTTTACACGGATGAGGGAAAACGGCGATACGAACCGCCAGCTCCTCGTTACCGACGATACCGGCAAAAAATATTTCGGCTCGTACCGCCGCCTTTCTTTCGGCGAACTTGCCGTTTTAACGACCGCGGACGCCGACGTTCTTTTGGAACCGGTTGCCGATACGACGCGGCGCAATATTTATTTGAGTGTTATCGTATTGTTTCTTTCGATTGTGTTTATATGGTTTTTTTCCAAGTCGATAAGCCGCCCCGTTAAAACCCTTGCGCGCGCCGCCGGGCAAATAGAGCAGGGCGAATACGAACTCGATTTGAAGCCGAAAACGAAAGACGAAATCGGTCTTTTGACGTCGAGCTTCGTAAAGATGGGCAAGGGGCTTGCCGAGCGCGAGCGGCTTAAAGATTCTTTCGGCCGTTTTATCAATAAAGAAATCGCAGAGCTTGCCGCGCGCGGCGAGCTTGCGCTCGGAGGGGAAACGAAAGACGTAACGGTTTTCTTTTCCGACATCCGCTCGTTTACGGCGATTTCCGAAAAACTTACGCCGGCGGAAGTCGTCGAATTTTTAAATGAATATATGACGGCGATGGTCGAATGCGTGAACGCGACGCACGGCGTCGTCGACAAATTTATCGGAGATGCGGTTATGAGCGTGTGGGGCGCACCGACTTCGGCGGGAAGTCCGAAAGAAGATGCGCTCAACTGCATCCGCGCGGCGCTTCGCATGAGGGCTGCGCTCATAATCTTTAACCGCGGCCGCGGCGGCGATAAAAAGCCCGTTATCCGCATAGGCTGCGGTATCAATTCCGGTCCCGTCGTAGCAGGTCAAATCGGTTCGGTAAAACGAATGGAGTACACGGTTATCGGAGATGCCGTAAACCTCGCATCGCGTACGGAAGCTTTGAACAAGCCGATGGGAACGGATATCCTTATTACCGAGTACACGTATGCGCTTGTACGCGACCACGTACTCGTCGAAGAGATGCCGTCCGTTACCGTCAAAGGCAAAGAAAAGCCGCTTCGTATGTTCGCCGTCGTCAATATGCCTGCCGAAAACGACATCCCCGGCGCAGGTGCGAAAGGTCCGAAGTCGCTTGCGCAGATCAGGCAAGTGCTCGGAATCCCGACTCCCGATTTCGCAAAGGTAAATCTCAATGAAGACGAAAAAAGTACAAAATACAGTCCTGACTTCGTATCGGGCGTATTGCAGGATATCTTCGTTGTACTCTTTTCTCTGGCCGTCATCGGCTGTACCGCGTTTTTACTTTTTAATAATGTAAATAAAACGATCGAGCGGAACGATAAGGTGCCGGTCGCAACCGTTTCGTATAAATACAAAAGCGTGCAGCGAAAATTCCTCGACCGCTCCGTATGGGACAGACCCGTGCAGTATTCGCCCGTATATAACGGTGACATTATCCGTACCGCGCCTTCATCGGAAGCGACGATTAACTTTCCCGATCAAAATGTGATAAATGTCGGCGCGAACACGATGATCCAGATTTTCAAACAGGCGCAAAAAGACGAAACGGCCGTGCAGGTTGACGAAGGAAAAATTTCGGTGCAGACGGCAGGTTCGGCGATAGCCGTGCGCTCGGATAACGCATCGGTCAATGTGGAAAAAGATTCGGTTTTGCACATGCAAAAGCTTGAAGGCGAAGATGCCTCCGGTGCTTCGGGCGGTGTATTGCGTTTGAGCGTCGAAAGGGGAAGGGCTGCGCTCGTCAAAACGGACGGCGGTTTTACCGAAGCGGATTCTGCGTCGCAAGGTGAAATCTTAACCGAAGGGACGGTTGTGAATGCCGCTTTCGGTTCCGAGGCGGGAACGTCCGATACCGCAGGCACCGAAAATCGCCCCTTTGTTTCGGTTATAAGTCCCGCTCCCGAAATGAAAATATTGAACAAAAATGCCGCCGGTAAAGCGGCTGCGGTTCCGTTTAAATGGTACAGCTCTTTTGCCGATAACAGCGAATTGATTTTTGAAAGGTCCCGCAGCCGCGATTTTACGCAAAACGTGCGCCGCGTGTCGGTTACCGGCTTAAAAGAGCTGACGGTCGATGAGGGTTCCGGTACCGTTTATTGGAGACTGTACGCCGCCGAAAAAGGAGCGGGAGACGCTTCTTCCGATTCGGGAAAATTTACCGTCTTGGCCGCGCCCCCGCCTGCGCTTCTTGAACCTGCGGGCGACAGGCGCTATGCGTATAAAGAAGCGCTTCCTGCCGTGCGCTTTTTGTGGAAGGGCAACGATGTGTGTTCGTCATACGTACTCGAAGCGGCTTCCGATCCCGACATGAAAAATCCCGCCGTTACAAAGCAGGTGAGCGGCGAATCGGTTTCGTTCGTGCTTCCCCGCGACGGAACATGGTACTGGCGTTTAACGCCGATTTATGCGGCGGAAGACGAAGCGAGCCGCACGCCGACTCCCGCATCGGTTTTTCATATCGAAAAACAAAAAACCTTTGCACCCATAGAACAGTTTGCGCCCGGAAAAATCGCCGATACGGCCGAAGGCAAAAGCGTAACCTTTTCGTGGAAGAACGTAAGGGAAGTAAAAAAATACCTTGTGCGCGTTGCAAAAACCGAAGCGATGAACAATCCCGTTTTGGAGCGTTCTTCCGACATCAATTATTACGAGCTGAAAAACGCTGCAAAAGCGCTCCCGAACGGCACTTATTATTGGACGGTCGAAGGGCTCGATAAAAACGGCGAGCGATTGACTTCGAGTGCGGCTTCCTCTTTTAAAACGCGCGACAGCGAAGTTATCCTTCGTTCGCTTTTTCCGCCGGACAATTACGTGTTGGCCGACACCTTGTGCCTCGATACGCGCTTTACGTGGAAGACGAATTTGGAAGGCGAGCAGCGCTTTCAAGTGTCTTTGTCGCCCGATTTTGCATCTCCCGTCCTCGACGTAAAAGCGCAGGGCTCCGGCATCGAAGGTCTCATGCTCGAGCGGGGCGACTGTTATTGGCGAGTGGCGGTAAAAAGCGAAGACGAAACCTTTCATACGCCGGCTAAAAAGCTGAACATCGCCCCCGCGCTCAATCGGCCGGAACTTATCGGCATAGGTGATTCGGTCGTTGTCCGCCCCGATGCGAAAACGACCTTTGCGTGGACGGCCGTTCCGCTTGCCGATTATTATCAGGTAAAAATCACCGAGCCGGGCTTGGATTCGCAGCCCTTATACGAAAATCTGTACATTACCGACACCGAAGTAAAAATGGCTTTACAGTCGATACGAGAGGGGCGGTACGTTATACACGTGCAGGGTTTTGCCGCGGCGACTGTAACGTCGAGCAGGCGTTACAGCTATGCCGCCGATAAAACCTTCGACTTAAAGCATCTTCGCCCCGTCGAACTCGTGTCTCCTGTGCGCGGTGCAAGAATAAGCGGCGTCGATGCGGCGCTCAAACCGGGCAGTTTGCAATGGAGTTCGGTCGAAAAACCCGTAAAAAGCCGCCTCGTACTTGAAAAGATAGGCAAAGCAGGCAGTTTAATTTCGGCTTCGAATCCCGATTATACGGTAGCCCTTCCGCCGCTTGAAGCCGGAACCTACCGCTGGCGGGTCAGCGCGACAACCGAAGACGGCTTGGACATTTCGTCGGTACGGGACGGGATATTTACCGTTTTACCCATACCTCCGCTTGCAAAACCGGCCGTTTTTTCTCCGGCGGAAAACGAAACCTTCGGTGCAAACTTTTTCAAAACGAACCGCAGTATCGTGTTCCGCTGGAAAAAGAACGCGGAAGCTACGCATTATTCAATCAAATTATACAACGCTAAAAATCAAAAGATTTTCGAGCGCAACATAGACGCAAACGAAGCTTCCGTGCCGAGCAAGGCGGACGAATGCGTCTTTACATTTACCGATCTTGCCAAATTATCGCGCGGAACGTTTTATGCCGACATACGCGCCCAACGGCGCCTAAAAAACGGCTTATTATTCCAAGACGGGAACGCTTCGGTGCGGCACTTTGTCATCGATTTGCCGCAAACGCAAAAGATCGAAACCGACGATACGGGGGTTTTGTATGGACGATAA
- a CDS encoding fibronectin type III domain-containing protein, protein MDDKRFFAALCALVFFVCPPFAQAQTPAGTSNPAQEQTGKNPATEGMADEKTGETTHYFIEESDRGAILYQRLSWQAVEDIFGYEFELEKEDDNGNWRRIDKKPVKDNFTDVSLPPGTYRYKITVINLLGQAEASSAYRNFEILIAHQPEVDSVSPQLIYLDEFFDGIFAASGAYFLRHTVFSLSKQGGAPIPLVPTELSKDGKKVRFELNLNKFNPGVYTFTVRDISGLTDKSKTVTFKFQKPVDAYVSAGYAFTGFAGESVFQTFYNRNVAPLGGMFRFSLLPIKRTYGHFGFNLTYSAAMMNAKRDYYTLNGTLMTAQLNAVYIYPLIKHRLNLDVHAGFGAAFLVNSRFVFEGSGDVKSPAYWYWGPGIGAGTSLQLLNVFKKMYVEAGVEHFIVFRKGMPKYIVQPEVSVGWMF, encoded by the coding sequence ATGGACGATAAACGATTTTTTGCAGCTTTGTGTGCGCTCGTCTTTTTTGTATGTCCGCCGTTCGCACAGGCGCAGACGCCTGCCGGTACGAGCAATCCCGCCCAAGAGCAAACGGGCAAAAATCCCGCTACGGAAGGAATGGCCGACGAAAAGACAGGGGAGACGACGCACTATTTTATCGAGGAAAGCGACCGAGGTGCGATTTTATATCAGCGGCTTTCATGGCAGGCGGTTGAAGATATTTTTGGCTACGAGTTCGAACTCGAAAAAGAAGACGATAACGGCAACTGGCGCAGAATCGATAAAAAACCGGTAAAAGACAACTTTACCGATGTGTCGCTGCCGCCGGGAACTTACCGCTATAAAATAACCGTCATCAATCTGCTCGGACAGGCCGAAGCGTCCAGCGCTTACCGCAATTTTGAAATTTTGATCGCGCACCAGCCGGAAGTCGACTCCGTATCGCCGCAGCTCATCTATTTGGATGAATTTTTCGACGGCATCTTTGCCGCATCCGGTGCGTACTTTTTGCGCCACACCGTATTTTCTCTGAGCAAACAAGGGGGCGCTCCGATTCCGCTTGTGCCGACCGAGCTTTCCAAAGACGGAAAAAAAGTCCGCTTTGAATTGAACTTAAACAAGTTCAATCCGGGCGTCTATACCTTTACCGTACGCGACATAAGCGGCTTAACCGACAAAAGCAAAACCGTAACTTTCAAATTCCAAAAGCCCGTGGACGCCTATGTGTCGGCAGGCTATGCGTTTACCGGCTTTGCCGGAGAAAGCGTCTTTCAAACGTTCTATAACAGGAACGTCGCCCCCTTGGGCGGTATGTTCCGCTTTTCGCTTCTGCCGATAAAAAGAACCTACGGTCACTTCGGCTTTAACCTGACCTATTCGGCCGCAATGATGAACGCAAAACGCGATTATTACACGCTGAACGGTACGCTCATGACCGCACAGCTGAATGCGGTGTACATATATCCGCTTATAAAACACCGCTTAAACCTTGACGTGCACGCGGGTTTCGGCGCCGCCTTTTTGGTAAACAGCCGCTTCGTGTTTGAGGGTTCGGGCGACGTAAAAAGTCCCGCGTACTGGTATTGGGGGCCGGGTATCGGTGCCGGAACCTCGCTGCAGCTTTTAAATGTATTCAAAAAGATGTATGTCGAAGCCGGCGTCGAACACTTTATCGTGTTCAGAAAAGGTATGCCGAAGTACATTGTTCAGCCGGAAGTTTCGGTCGGCTGGATGTTTTAA
- a CDS encoding leucine-rich repeat domain-containing protein, translating to MTKSKTYKTKGAAAIVTAAVLALIALFGMTACSNAAQPDAGGNSAGTSTPKYTIHFSVRSGLGTFKAAVDGKEIHTGDSVEQGKSIVFTAEPDSGYEVGQWTNGGTVIDEAGTDKTYTHTVTANAFIRVKFVLPAPFVEGGASLILSPDKLDITVKGTTADGTSVSVEGCTETTLISGTATVLHAKSTKVILKGKITELDCNRNQLTALNVQGLTALQGLNCWGNQLTALDVQGLTALQGLNCWGNRLTELNVQGLTALQGLSCFANQLTALNVQGLTALQSLDCHLNQLTALNVQSLTALQRLWCYGNRLTADAFKKLFDDLPVRADSDNASCYLYTEQTGDTEGNHTYFSAPSDLADAFNNAKTVKKWEMYKLNGSGNFSEI from the coding sequence ATGACAAAATCTAAAACTTACAAAACGAAAGGAGCCGCGGCAATCGTTACAGCCGCAGTTTTGGCGCTCATTGCGCTGTTCGGTATGACCGCGTGCTCAAATGCGGCGCAACCCGATGCGGGCGGGAATTCCGCCGGCACTTCGACGCCTAAGTATACGATACACTTCAGTGTCAGAAGCGGACTCGGCACGTTTAAAGCGGCAGTTGACGGCAAGGAAATCCATACCGGCGATTCAGTCGAACAGGGTAAGTCTATTGTCTTTACCGCAGAACCCGATTCCGGCTATGAGGTGGGACAGTGGACAAACGGCGGTACGGTCATTGACGAAGCAGGCACGGACAAGACCTACACCCACACCGTAACGGCAAATGCGTTCATAAGAGTGAAGTTTGTACTGCCTGCCCCCTTTGTCGAAGGCGGTGCCTCCCTCATCTTAAGCCCCGATAAGCTCGACATCACAGTTAAGGGAACAACCGCCGACGGCACCTCTGTTTCAGTTGAAGGCTGTACCGAAACAACGCTTATAAGCGGCACCGCAACCGTGCTGCATGCAAAAAGCACAAAAGTAATTCTAAAAGGCAAGATCACTGAGCTGGACTGCAACCGCAATCAGCTAACTGCCCTTAACGTGCAGGGCTTAACCGCTTTGCAAGGGCTGAACTGCTGGGGCAATCAGCTTACCGCACTTGACGTGCAGGGCTTAACCGCTTTGCAAGGGCTGAACTGCTGGGGCAATCGGCTTACCGAACTTAACGTGCAGGGCTTGACCGCTTTGCAAGGGCTGTCCTGCTTCGCCAATCAGCTCACCGCACTTAACGTGCAGGGCTTAACCGCTTTGCAAAGTCTGGACTGCCACTTGAATCAGCTCACCGCACTTAATGTGCAGAGCTTAACCGCTTTGCAAAGGCTGTGGTGCTACGGCAATCGGCTTACAGCAGACGCATTTAAAAAGCTCTTTGACGATTTACCGGTTCGGGCGGATAGTGATAATGCAAGTTGTTATCTTTACACCGAACAAACCGGCGATACCGAAGGCAATCATACGTACTTTAGCGCCCCGTCGGATTTAGCGGATGCCTTTAATAATGCAAAAACGGTAAAGAAGTGGGAGATGTATAAGTTGAATGGAAGCGGGAATTTTTCTGAGATCTAA
- the trhA gene encoding PAQR family membrane homeostasis protein TrhA, translating into MTREDNAATRAVRRSTLKSIKAKKKERLKQIKANYDSEIREINIKYAKDPERLRAKYAADDYAKSERAKRRAERRIEHEQRRIEMQSKERRLSLGEEIFSAIVQGLGVLLSVAATAVLADRALQHADGALRVLYVSTFVCSTGLMIVMYIMSTLHHALVSENAKEVFGRLAHCFVFLVLGSAYTSFILIFARGVGGWVLFGLVWTSAVVGIVLYAVWGSELKITNTVFYFVIGWAGLFLVRQFYLGHAIRSFVYLIISGLLYSLGCVFFLLHKIKYMPAAGNAVMLLGTLYLYASLFFSVA; encoded by the coding sequence ATGACACGGGAAGATAATGCTGCGACGCGTGCGGTGCGCCGCTCGACGCTTAAATCGATTAAAGCGAAAAAGAAAGAACGTCTCAAACAGATAAAAGCGAATTACGATTCGGAAATCCGCGAAATAAATATCAAATACGCGAAAGATCCCGAACGTCTGCGTGCCAAATACGCCGCCGACGATTATGCGAAAAGCGAGCGGGCAAAGCGCCGCGCCGAACGAAGGATCGAACACGAACAGCGGCGTATTGAAATGCAAAGCAAAGAAAGGCGTCTTTCTCTCGGCGAAGAGATTTTCAGCGCAATCGTGCAGGGGCTCGGTGTGCTTTTGTCCGTTGCGGCGACCGCCGTTCTTGCCGACCGCGCCCTTCAGCATGCCGACGGTGCGCTTCGCGTATTGTACGTTTCCACATTCGTATGCAGTACGGGATTGATGATCGTCATGTACATCATGTCGACGCTGCATCACGCGCTTGTGTCCGAAAACGCAAAAGAAGTGTTCGGCAGGCTCGCTCATTGTTTTGTCTTTTTAGTGCTGGGCAGCGCGTATACGTCGTTTATATTGATTTTTGCACGCGGCGTCGGAGGCTGGGTGCTTTTCGGTCTCGTGTGGACAAGCGCCGTCGTCGGTATCGTGCTGTACGCGGTATGGGGAAGCGAACTGAAGATAACCAATACCGTATTTTATTTCGTCATCGGCTGGGCTGGACTTTTTCTCGTTCGGCAATTTTATCTCGGACACGCCATACGCAGTTTCGTCTATCTCATCATTTCGGGGCTTTTGTACAGTTTAGGCTGTGTATTTTTTTTGCTGCACAAAATCAAATATATGCCTGCCGCAGGGAACGCCGTTATGCTTTTAGGGACGCTGTACTTGTACGCTTCGCTTTTCTTTTCCGTAGCATGA
- a CDS encoding TatD family hydrolase yields the protein MLVDFHTHLHAYRRGDERDAALECIRQNAILTVASSVDRATWNETLSEARSFALHGKKLIIPTFGIHPSYCAGLPESERELADLLEPYLCASPIIGEIGLDFYWEKKISHETQERVFRCILDHCERTEKYCVVHTKGAESRIADILADFPHAKPVIHWYDGADLPYDVFLSRGYMQTFGCEVRYSDHIKALLARTPLEFLLSETDNPTGEVWLGGEDSSPLLIKRVVRDIAEAKGIEDTEAESILQKNAEKIFAAANIDYRTV from the coding sequence ATGCTTGTCGATTTTCATACGCATTTGCATGCATACCGGCGCGGAGATGAGCGGGATGCGGCGCTCGAATGCATTCGGCAAAATGCAATCCTCACGGTCGCATCCTCCGTGGACAGGGCGACATGGAACGAAACGCTTTCGGAAGCTCGCTCCTTTGCTTTGCACGGGAAAAAATTAATAATTCCGACCTTCGGTATTCATCCGTCGTATTGCGCCGGTTTGCCGGAAAGCGAAAGAGAACTTGCCGATCTGCTTGAGCCGTATCTGTGTGCATCGCCGATCATCGGAGAAATCGGACTCGATTTTTATTGGGAAAAAAAGATATCGCACGAAACGCAGGAACGCGTGTTCCGTTGTATACTCGACCATTGCGAACGTACGGAAAAATATTGCGTCGTGCATACGAAGGGCGCCGAATCGCGCATCGCAGACATCCTTGCGGATTTCCCGCATGCAAAGCCCGTCATCCACTGGTATGACGGGGCGGACTTGCCGTACGATGTTTTTTTATCGCGCGGGTATATGCAAACTTTCGGCTGCGAAGTGCGCTATTCCGATCATATCAAAGCGCTGCTCGCTCGGACGCCTCTTGAGTTTTTGCTTTCCGAAACGGATAATCCGACGGGAGAAGTGTGGCTCGGAGGCGAGGATTCGTCGCCGCTTTTGATAAAGCGCGTAGTGCGCGATATCGCGGAAGCGAAGGGGATCGAAGATACGGAGGCGGAATCGATTTTGCAAAAAAACGCCGAGAAAATTTTTGCGGCGGCGAATATCGATTACCGTACCGTCTAG
- a CDS encoding AMP-binding protein — translation MVLYKEFIENDRDYLSYEDLKKNFKIKIPDNFNFAYDVVDRYAAEDPQKRALVWCDDSDEEHIFTFADISEMSKRTANFLSAYGIGKGDSVMLILRRRYEFWWFIIALHRIGAIGIPATDQLLEKDIEYRNKAAEVKMIISFDEPKVQEEIEKSLAASPSVKTLVTVGKERGVWVNFHKEIEKYDARFDRPTGDKATCNEDIMLLYFTSGTSGYPKMVQHNFVYPLGHIVTAKYWQNVVDNGLHLTIAETGWAKAVWGKLYGQWLAGSAVFSYDMTSFKPDRMLQKIAHYKVTTFCAPPTVYRYLIRQDLKKYDLSNLRYCVTAGEALNAEVYNKFYEQTGIKMFEAYGQTEATVIIGNFPGMEPKPGSMGKPAPGYDVDIIAPNGMKCKAGEAGEIVIHVDKERPFGLFSGYYRDFSLTAAAFDSGLYHTGDTAYYDSDGYLWFIGRNDDIIKSSGYRISPFEVESVLMKHPAVLECAVTGVEDKRRGQLVKATIVLNAGFEPCKALELELQDYVKHQTASYKHPRIVEFVKELPKTISGKIRRVEIREKDKETSSGKKDKTNHFKF, via the coding sequence ATGGTGCTGTATAAAGAATTTATTGAAAACGACAGGGACTATCTGTCCTATGAAGATTTGAAAAAGAATTTTAAAATTAAAATTCCCGATAATTTTAATTTTGCATACGATGTCGTAGACCGCTATGCGGCCGAAGATCCTCAAAAGCGGGCGCTCGTGTGGTGCGACGATTCGGACGAAGAACATATATTTACGTTCGCCGATATTTCGGAGATGTCGAAGCGCACTGCCAATTTTCTGTCGGCGTACGGCATCGGAAAGGGCGATTCCGTCATGCTCATCTTGCGCAGGCGGTATGAGTTTTGGTGGTTTATCATTGCGCTGCACCGTATCGGCGCGATCGGCATCCCTGCGACGGATCAGCTGCTCGAAAAAGATATCGAATACCGCAATAAAGCCGCCGAAGTGAAGATGATCATTTCATTCGACGAACCGAAAGTGCAGGAAGAGATCGAAAAATCGCTTGCAGCTTCTCCGTCGGTAAAGACGCTCGTAACCGTCGGAAAGGAGCGCGGCGTATGGGTGAACTTTCATAAAGAGATTGAAAAATACGATGCGCGCTTTGACCGGCCGACGGGCGACAAAGCGACGTGCAATGAAGATATCATGCTGCTGTATTTTACGTCGGGTACGTCGGGTTATCCGAAAATGGTTCAGCACAATTTCGTATATCCTCTCGGACACATCGTTACGGCGAAGTATTGGCAAAATGTCGTGGACAACGGTTTGCATTTGACGATAGCCGAAACGGGCTGGGCGAAAGCGGTGTGGGGAAAACTCTACGGTCAGTGGCTTGCGGGTTCGGCGGTCTTTTCGTACGATATGACGAGCTTTAAGCCGGACAGAATGCTGCAAAAGATTGCACATTATAAAGTGACTACCTTTTGCGCACCTCCGACCGTGTACCGTTATCTTATCCGGCAGGATTTGAAAAAATACGACCTGTCGAATCTGCGCTATTGCGTGACGGCGGGCGAAGCGCTCAACGCGGAAGTATACAATAAATTTTACGAGCAGACGGGCATTAAAATGTTCGAAGCGTACGGGCAGACGGAAGCGACCGTCATTATCGGCAATTTTCCGGGTATGGAACCGAAGCCCGGTTCTATGGGAAAGCCCGCGCCGGGTTACGACGTCGACATCATCGCGCCGAACGGCATGAAATGTAAAGCGGGAGAAGCCGGTGAAATCGTCATCCATGTCGACAAAGAGCGTCCCTTCGGTTTGTTTTCCGGTTATTACCGCGATTTTTCTCTGACGGCTGCGGCCTTCGACAGCGGACTCTATCATACCGGCGATACCGCGTATTACGACAGCGACGGCTATTTGTGGTTTATCGGGCGCAACGACGATATTATTAAAAGTTCCGGTTACCGCATCAGTCCGTTCGAAGTCGAAAGCGTGCTGATGAAACATCCGGCGGTACTCGAATGCGCAGTGACGGGCGTCGAAGACAAGCGGCGGGGTCAGCTCGTCAAAGCGACGATCGTGCTCAATGCCGGTTTCGAGCCGTGCAAAGCGCTTGAACTCGAACTGCAGGATTACGTAAAACATCAGACGGCGAGCTATAAGCACCCGCGCATCGTTGAATTCGTAAAGGAATTGCCGAAGACGATCAGCGGTAAAATTCGCCGTGTCGAAATCCGCGAAAAGGATAAAGAGACTTCGTCCGGAAAAAAAGACAAGACGAATCACTTTAAATTTTAG